In the Bacillus amyloliquefaciens DSM 7 = ATCC 23350 genome, TGGATAATCAAGGAAGGTTTTCTATAAAAAACATAGACGGAATGAGGTCTTCCTGCTATATTAATAATGATAATCATTATCATTTAATGAGGGGGATCATGATGAAGAAACAATCATGGCTGATCGGCCTGGCACTTCTGCTCGTTTTTGCCTTAAGCGCCTGCAGCGGCGCGAAGGAAAACAGCGGATCAGCATCAGGTAAAGAGAAGACAGACATGCGTACATATCAATCGGCAAAAGGAAATATTGATATACCCGCACACCCGAAGCGGATCGTCACTGACTTTTATGCGGGTGAGCTGCTGTCCGTTGACGCAAATGTCGTCGGGGCGGGCTCATGGGCTTTCAAAAATCCGTTTATCAAAACACAGCTGAAACACATCACGGACGTCGGCAATCCCGTCAATGTGGAGAAAGTGATGCAGCTGAAGCCAGATTTAATCGTACTGATGAAGGATGACCAATACGAGAAACTATCGAAAATCGCGCCAACGATTGTCATTCCTTTTAACACCGCAAAAAATACGAAAGATACGGTCAGCCTATTCGGTGACATTACCGGAGCGAAGGATAAAGCCAAAAGCTTTATGGCAGACTTCAACAAAAAAGCTGAAGCCGATCGAAAGCGGCTCAAAGATGTGATCGGCAAAGATACGACAGTCGGCCTTTATGAAACGACGGACAAAGGCGAGATCTGGATTTTCAATGACAATTCCGGCCGCGGCGGCCAGGCCGTTTATAACGCGCTCGGATTAAAAGCGCCGGCTAAAATTGAAAAAGACATCATCAAATCGGGTGCCATGAAACAGATTTCTCAAGAGGTCATCCCTCAATATGCGGCTGATTATATGTTCATTACCGATTACAATCCGAACGGAGAAAGCAAAACGTTTGAGCGTCTTAAAGAGTCATCCGTTTGGAAAAATCTCGACGCCGTGAAGAACAATCGTGTCTTTATCAACGACTATCACACCTTCTATCCGTATGACCCGATTGCCGTCAGCAAACAGATGGATATCATCACCGACATGCTGATCAAACGGGCTGAAGAAAATAAAAAATAAGAAAACGGCACAGTTATAACACTGTG is a window encoding:
- a CDS encoding iron-hydroxamate ABC transporter substrate-binding protein, with the translated sequence MKKQSWLIGLALLLVFALSACSGAKENSGSASGKEKTDMRTYQSAKGNIDIPAHPKRIVTDFYAGELLSVDANVVGAGSWAFKNPFIKTQLKHITDVGNPVNVEKVMQLKPDLIVLMKDDQYEKLSKIAPTIVIPFNTAKNTKDTVSLFGDITGAKDKAKSFMADFNKKAEADRKRLKDVIGKDTTVGLYETTDKGEIWIFNDNSGRGGQAVYNALGLKAPAKIEKDIIKSGAMKQISQEVIPQYAADYMFITDYNPNGESKTFERLKESSVWKNLDAVKNNRVFINDYHTFYPYDPIAVSKQMDIITDMLIKRAEENKK